A genome region from Longimicrobium sp. includes the following:
- a CDS encoding type II toxin-antitoxin system RelE/ParE family toxin, which yields MKRFTVLLAPRLEDDVEKLVAHLRDREEKGEITAGYTESWYGMLEETLAGLRTPAERHPWAPERRAWRRDVRNALFANYRILYLIVDDRVWAMRVRHQRQAQLRRPGTGTTPPL from the coding sequence TTGAAGCGGTTCACCGTACTCCTGGCGCCTCGGCTGGAGGACGACGTCGAGAAGCTCGTCGCGCACCTTCGCGATCGTGAGGAGAAGGGCGAGATAACTGCTGGTTATACGGAGTCGTGGTACGGCATGCTCGAAGAGACCCTCGCCGGCCTCCGCACGCCCGCCGAGCGCCACCCGTGGGCACCGGAGCGCAGAGCGTGGAGGCGGGACGTGCGCAACGCCCTTTTCGCCAACTACCGCATCCTCTACCTGATCGTGGACGACCGCGTGTGGGCCATGCGCGTCCGGCATCAGCGACAGGCTCAGCTCAGGCGCCCGGGGACCGGGACAACGCCGCCGCTCTGA
- a CDS encoding DUF4268 domain-containing protein, which produces MSPRPATSAVSSAGQNLVFVSYSHADTTWLQRLRVHLKPLERQGAITLWDDTRIKPGTRWREEIRNALEHARVAVLLVTADFLASDFITMDELPPLLRAAEKRGTLILPVIIKPCRFEQTEGLCDFQAVNSPSKPLVALRSARREELFSRLSGVIEEALRAPKVEAVRTAPDLVEQQPTRKHGDSLATVVEFGPYAIRALESGSIEVEKDGHHVTPTKPVLREIALQLQIGLLNRNGNPLNTRQLGRVIIDQIADLDPSRRSDKKQAETRDDRRLRFWKQLLDRARRKGLPFHANRSPTTAHWLGGAVGITGYSWNYVVWTDATAVELMIGTNDKDKNKEAFDALHRNRSAIEASFGAPLEWERLDDNRRSEIRYTVTDRGLTAPEEQWAAIQSALVDAMASLTSALQPQLGKSEVFRP; this is translated from the coding sequence ATGAGCCCACGACCCGCTACCTCTGCCGTTAGCTCCGCCGGTCAGAACCTGGTATTTGTTTCGTACAGCCACGCAGACACAACGTGGCTGCAGCGACTGCGGGTACACCTGAAACCACTGGAACGGCAGGGTGCAATCACCTTGTGGGACGACACAAGGATCAAACCCGGCACCCGTTGGCGAGAGGAGATCCGAAATGCATTAGAGCACGCGAGAGTGGCGGTGCTGCTGGTCACCGCCGATTTCCTTGCGTCTGATTTCATTACGATGGACGAGTTGCCACCGCTTCTTAGGGCGGCGGAGAAACGGGGAACCCTGATCCTACCAGTAATCATCAAACCTTGCCGTTTCGAGCAGACTGAGGGGCTCTGTGACTTTCAGGCGGTGAACAGTCCTTCCAAGCCCTTGGTCGCGCTCCGCTCCGCCCGGCGCGAAGAGCTGTTCTCCAGGCTGAGTGGAGTCATTGAGGAAGCGTTGCGCGCGCCTAAGGTAGAGGCCGTACGGACCGCGCCCGACCTAGTTGAGCAACAACCCACTCGGAAACACGGAGACTCACTCGCTACGGTGGTCGAGTTTGGGCCGTACGCCATCCGGGCGTTGGAGAGCGGGAGTATCGAAGTCGAGAAGGATGGGCATCACGTGACCCCGACGAAACCAGTGCTGCGGGAAATCGCGTTGCAGCTACAGATCGGACTGCTCAATCGAAACGGGAATCCGCTGAACACACGTCAACTTGGGCGTGTCATCATCGATCAGATAGCCGATCTCGATCCGAGCCGACGATCCGATAAAAAGCAGGCTGAGACACGCGATGATCGCCGGCTTCGATTCTGGAAGCAGTTGCTCGACAGAGCGAGGAGAAAGGGCTTGCCCTTCCATGCCAACCGATCGCCCACTACTGCGCATTGGCTAGGTGGAGCTGTCGGAATTACGGGATACAGTTGGAATTACGTCGTTTGGACCGACGCAACCGCTGTCGAGCTCATGATCGGCACGAATGACAAGGACAAAAACAAAGAAGCCTTCGATGCACTGCATAGAAATAGGTCTGCGATCGAAGCATCCTTCGGCGCGCCTCTTGAGTGGGAGCGTCTCGACGACAACCGCCGATCCGAGATCCGCTACACAGTAACCGACCGCGGTTTGACAGCACCCGAGGAGCAGTGGGCCGCGATTCAGTCGGCGTTAGTAGACGCGATGGCGTCATTGACTTCCGCGCTGCAGCCACAACTCGGGAAGTCTGAAGTGTTTCGGCCTTAG
- the leuS gene encoding leucine--tRNA ligase translates to MSSEHITGSYQPAEVERKWQARWDERGTNTWTEEELRTAARPFYNLMMFPYPSAEGLHVGNIYAFTGADIFGRFKRLQGYDVFEPIGFDAFGIHSENFALKQGIHPGELIPRNVERFTKQLRRVGFMYDWNHTVDTTRPEYYRWTQWIFLQLYKAGLAEKKEAAVNWCPNCNTVLANEQVVGGECERCGTAVEMRFLSQWFFRITQYAGKLLDNLKGLDWSDTTRKAQENWIGRSEGAEILFPVVGQDAGEPMAVSVFTTRPDTLFGATYMVLAPEHPLVDRITTDGQRAEVDEYRRQATATDLVSRKKSDKTKTGVDTGARALNPINGEEIPVWIADYVLMEYGTGAIMAVPGHDERDFEFAHKFGLTIRRVVAGEGEDGDTPLEAAYTGGGRLVNSGRFTGLEVETGKMAITTHIAQQGAGTSRVNYRLHDWTISRQRYWGPPIPILYCDECGTVPVPEDQLPVLLPPIEDFKPDASGVSPLARHEEWYLTDCPSCGGRARRETDVSDTFLDSSWYFLRYPSAGNEAVAFDDAVTKAWLPVHSYIGGNEHAVLHLLYSRFITMALKDMGHVGFEEPFTRFRAHGHIVREGAKMSKSKGNVVVPDEYIAEWGADTFRTFLMFLGPYQEGGDFRDAALVGPFNFLNRLWDSVLTAEDRELDPAVEQKLHATIKKVTDDLEVLSYNTAIAAMMEYLNAVRAGGRTPERAAVEPLVRLVAPFAPHLAEELWERTGHTSSIWDEAEWPSYDADKTIADRVEFVVQVNGKVRARMPMPRGIAETDARAAALADENVRKFTEGKEVRKVIFVADRLVNLVV, encoded by the coding sequence ATGAGCAGCGAACACATCACCGGCAGCTATCAGCCCGCCGAGGTCGAGCGGAAGTGGCAGGCGCGCTGGGACGAGCGGGGAACCAACACGTGGACGGAGGAGGAGCTCCGCACGGCCGCGCGCCCCTTCTACAACCTGATGATGTTCCCGTACCCGAGCGCCGAAGGGCTGCACGTGGGGAACATCTACGCCTTCACGGGCGCCGACATCTTCGGCCGCTTCAAGCGGCTGCAGGGGTACGACGTCTTCGAGCCGATCGGCTTCGACGCATTCGGCATCCACTCGGAGAACTTCGCGCTCAAGCAGGGGATCCACCCCGGCGAGCTGATCCCGCGCAACGTGGAGCGCTTCACGAAGCAGCTGCGCCGCGTGGGCTTCATGTACGACTGGAACCACACCGTCGACACCACGCGCCCCGAGTACTACCGCTGGACGCAGTGGATCTTTCTGCAGCTCTACAAGGCGGGGCTGGCGGAAAAGAAGGAAGCGGCGGTCAACTGGTGTCCCAACTGCAACACCGTGCTCGCCAACGAGCAGGTGGTGGGCGGCGAGTGCGAGCGCTGCGGCACGGCCGTGGAGATGCGCTTCCTGAGCCAGTGGTTCTTTCGCATCACGCAGTACGCGGGGAAGCTGCTGGACAACCTGAAGGGGCTCGACTGGTCCGACACGACGCGCAAGGCGCAGGAGAACTGGATCGGGCGCAGCGAGGGGGCGGAGATCCTCTTTCCCGTCGTGGGGCAGGACGCGGGCGAGCCGATGGCGGTCTCCGTCTTCACCACGCGGCCGGACACGCTCTTCGGCGCCACCTACATGGTGCTGGCCCCCGAGCACCCGCTGGTGGACCGCATCACGACGGACGGACAGCGCGCCGAAGTGGACGAGTACCGCCGCCAGGCGACCGCCACCGACCTGGTGTCGCGCAAGAAGTCGGACAAGACCAAGACCGGCGTGGACACCGGCGCCCGCGCGCTCAACCCGATCAACGGCGAGGAGATCCCCGTCTGGATCGCGGACTACGTGCTGATGGAGTACGGCACGGGCGCCATCATGGCCGTGCCGGGCCACGACGAGCGCGACTTCGAGTTCGCGCATAAGTTCGGCCTCACCATCCGCCGCGTCGTCGCCGGCGAGGGGGAGGACGGAGACACGCCGCTGGAGGCCGCGTACACGGGCGGTGGCCGCCTGGTGAACTCCGGCCGCTTCACGGGGCTGGAGGTGGAGACGGGGAAGATGGCGATCACCACGCACATCGCGCAGCAGGGGGCGGGGACGTCTCGCGTCAACTACCGGCTGCACGACTGGACGATCTCGCGCCAGCGCTACTGGGGGCCGCCCATCCCCATCCTGTACTGCGACGAGTGCGGCACCGTGCCCGTGCCCGAGGACCAGCTCCCGGTGCTGCTGCCGCCGATCGAGGACTTCAAGCCGGACGCGTCGGGCGTGTCGCCGCTGGCGCGCCACGAGGAATGGTACCTCACCGACTGCCCCTCGTGCGGCGGCCGCGCGCGGCGCGAAACCGACGTGTCGGACACGTTCCTGGACTCGTCGTGGTACTTCCTGCGCTACCCGTCCGCGGGGAACGAGGCGGTGGCGTTCGACGACGCGGTCACGAAGGCGTGGCTCCCGGTGCACAGCTACATCGGCGGCAACGAGCACGCGGTGCTGCACCTGCTGTACTCGCGCTTCATCACGATGGCGCTCAAGGACATGGGGCACGTTGGATTCGAGGAGCCGTTCACCCGCTTCCGCGCGCACGGCCACATCGTGCGCGAGGGCGCCAAGATGTCCAAGTCCAAGGGCAACGTGGTGGTGCCGGACGAGTACATCGCGGAGTGGGGCGCGGACACGTTCCGCACTTTCCTGATGTTCCTGGGCCCGTACCAGGAGGGCGGCGACTTCCGCGACGCGGCGCTGGTGGGGCCGTTCAACTTCCTCAACCGCCTGTGGGACAGCGTCCTGACGGCGGAGGATCGCGAGCTGGACCCGGCGGTCGAGCAGAAGCTGCACGCCACCATCAAAAAGGTGACGGACGACCTCGAGGTGCTCTCCTACAACACCGCCATCGCGGCGATGATGGAGTACCTCAACGCCGTCCGCGCCGGCGGCCGCACCCCCGAGCGTGCCGCGGTCGAGCCGCTGGTGCGCCTGGTGGCCCCCTTCGCCCCGCACCTGGCGGAGGAGCTGTGGGAGCGGACGGGCCACACGAGCTCGATCTGGGACGAAGCCGAGTGGCCGTCGTACGACGCCGACAAGACGATCGCGGACAGGGTGGAGTTCGTGGTGCAGGTGAACGGAAAGGTGCGCGCGCGCATGCCCATGCCGCGCGGCATCGCTGAAACGGACGCCCGCGCCGCCGCCCTCGCGGACGAGAACGTGCGCAAGTTCACGGAGGGCAAGGAGGTGCGAAAGGTGATCTTCGTGGCGGACCGGCTGGTGAACCTGGTGGTGTGA
- a CDS encoding aminopeptidase, with amino-acid sequence MRRSTVLLLVVTLAAAASACSPAYLVRASWEEARILARRKPIARIVADPATDAETRRKLVLVQEARLFARDSLGLEAGDSYTLFARVRSDTLAMVLSAARQDTFQAHTWWFPIVGRVPYKGYFDPEDAEKEARRLERKGFDTYVRPTSAFSTLGWFNDPLLSTLLRYDDVSLGNTVVHEIVHNTFFAPGQAAFNESFANFVGGRGAVHFFCAREGAQGPRCREAAASWEDDVIFGEFLEGLVRELEALYARPDLTRDDKLREREHVFARARERFTAEVQPRFKAGSFSGFTRGPLNNATLISRRIYYQRLGLFDRVYRSRGGDLRRTVADIIAAARSNRADPYAAVAALAP; translated from the coding sequence ATGCGTCGCTCGACCGTCCTCCTGCTCGTGGTCACCCTCGCCGCCGCGGCCTCCGCGTGCTCGCCGGCGTACCTGGTGCGCGCGAGCTGGGAGGAGGCCAGGATCCTGGCGCGGCGCAAGCCGATCGCGCGGATCGTAGCGGATCCGGCCACGGATGCGGAGACGCGGCGCAAGCTGGTGCTGGTGCAGGAGGCGCGGCTCTTCGCGCGCGACTCGCTGGGGCTGGAAGCAGGCGACAGCTACACGCTCTTCGCGCGCGTCCGCTCGGACACGCTGGCGATGGTGCTCTCGGCGGCGCGCCAGGACACCTTTCAGGCGCACACCTGGTGGTTTCCCATCGTGGGACGGGTGCCGTACAAGGGGTACTTCGACCCCGAGGACGCGGAGAAGGAGGCGCGGCGGCTGGAGAGGAAGGGATTCGACACGTACGTGCGGCCGACCTCGGCGTTCAGCACGCTGGGGTGGTTCAACGACCCGCTCCTCTCCACGCTTCTACGCTACGACGACGTGTCGCTGGGGAACACGGTGGTGCACGAGATCGTCCACAACACTTTTTTCGCGCCGGGGCAGGCGGCGTTCAACGAGAGCTTCGCCAACTTCGTGGGCGGGCGCGGCGCCGTGCACTTCTTCTGTGCGCGCGAGGGGGCGCAGGGGCCGCGATGCCGCGAAGCCGCCGCGTCGTGGGAAGACGACGTCATCTTCGGCGAGTTCCTGGAGGGGCTGGTCCGGGAGCTGGAGGCGCTCTACGCCCGGCCAGACCTCACGCGCGACGACAAGCTGCGCGAGCGCGAGCACGTCTTCGCGCGCGCACGCGAGCGCTTCACGGCGGAGGTGCAGCCGCGCTTCAAGGCCGGCTCGTTCTCCGGGTTCACACGCGGGCCGCTCAACAACGCCACGCTCATCTCGCGCCGCATCTACTACCAGCGGCTCGGCCTCTTCGACCGCGTCTACCGCTCGCGCGGCGGGGACCTGCGGCGGACGGTCGCGGACATCATCGCCGCCGCGCGAAGCAACCGCGCCGACCCGTACGCCGCCGTGGCCGCGCTGGCGCCCTGA
- the aspA gene encoding aspartate ammonia-lyase, giving the protein MDRSAADALRSHPLFQSLSDEELGMLAAHAQSKSCPAGAYVFRESQPRRAFGVLVKGRVQIVKGFNGRPQVLHLLTEGESFGEGSLLDDYPHSTSGVVTEDAEFVEIPRDAVARIAGEHPQLYGKLVTAAAQVISSRLRYANTLLSGRGSGYLSGELRTEHDLLGERQLSVDLYYGVQTLRATENFPITGIPVSQYPYLIHALAAIKEAAALANRELDLLPEDVADAIVRACREIRDGGLHAQFVVDVVQGGAGTSTNMNANEVIANRALELMGRRKGDYDVVHPNNHVNLSQSTNDVYPTALKIAAHWGIDDLVRALGELRDAFFAKGAEFADVLKMGRTQLQDAVPMTLGQEFNAFAVTIGEDMDRLREASALIRETNMGATAIGTGINSDPRYAALVCQRLSEITQLDLETAPDLIEATADTGAFVQVSGVLKRVAVKLSKICNDLRLLSSGPRTGLNEINLPPMQPGSSIMPGKVNPVIPEVVNQVCFQVVGNDLTITMAAEAGQLQLNVFEPVIGFNLFQSTDMLTRAAIVLRERCIVGITANRERLRWMVENSIGLVTALVPYIGYERSTEVALEALQTGAGVWDLICAKGWIAREDLDKILSPERMTRPQPMPHPVES; this is encoded by the coding sequence ATGGACCGGTCCGCCGCCGACGCCCTTCGCTCGCACCCGCTCTTCCAATCGCTCAGCGACGAGGAGCTCGGGATGCTCGCCGCGCACGCGCAGTCCAAGAGCTGCCCGGCGGGCGCGTACGTCTTCCGCGAGAGCCAGCCGCGCCGCGCGTTCGGGGTGCTGGTGAAGGGGCGGGTGCAGATCGTGAAGGGCTTCAACGGGCGGCCGCAGGTGCTGCACCTCCTCACCGAGGGCGAGTCGTTCGGTGAGGGGAGCCTGCTGGACGACTACCCGCACTCCACCAGCGGCGTGGTGACCGAGGACGCCGAGTTCGTGGAGATCCCGCGCGACGCCGTGGCCCGCATCGCAGGCGAGCACCCGCAGCTGTACGGGAAGCTGGTGACCGCCGCGGCGCAGGTGATCTCGTCGCGTCTGCGGTACGCCAACACGCTCCTGAGCGGGCGCGGCAGCGGGTACCTTTCCGGCGAGCTGCGCACCGAGCACGACCTGCTGGGCGAGCGCCAGCTCTCCGTGGACCTGTACTACGGCGTGCAGACGCTGCGCGCCACCGAGAACTTTCCCATCACGGGGATACCGGTGTCGCAGTACCCTTACCTGATCCACGCGCTGGCGGCCATCAAGGAAGCAGCCGCGCTGGCCAACAGGGAGCTGGACCTCCTGCCGGAAGACGTGGCCGACGCCATCGTCCGCGCCTGCCGCGAGATCCGCGACGGCGGGCTGCACGCGCAGTTCGTGGTGGACGTGGTGCAGGGCGGGGCGGGGACTTCCACCAACATGAACGCCAACGAGGTCATCGCCAACCGCGCGCTGGAGCTGATGGGGCGGCGCAAGGGCGACTACGACGTAGTGCACCCCAACAACCACGTCAACCTCAGCCAGAGCACCAACGACGTGTATCCCACCGCGCTCAAGATCGCCGCGCACTGGGGGATCGACGACCTGGTGAGGGCGCTGGGCGAGCTGCGCGACGCCTTCTTCGCCAAGGGCGCCGAGTTCGCGGACGTCCTCAAGATGGGCCGCACGCAGCTCCAGGACGCCGTGCCCATGACGCTCGGCCAGGAGTTCAACGCCTTCGCCGTCACCATCGGCGAAGACATGGACAGGCTGCGCGAAGCCTCCGCGCTGATCCGCGAGACCAACATGGGCGCCACCGCCATCGGCACCGGCATCAACAGCGACCCGCGCTACGCCGCCCTCGTCTGCCAGCGCCTCTCCGAGATCACGCAGCTCGACCTCGAGACGGCGCCCGACCTGATCGAAGCGACCGCGGATACGGGCGCGTTCGTGCAGGTCTCGGGCGTGCTCAAGCGGGTGGCGGTGAAGCTGAGCAAGATCTGCAACGACCTGCGCCTCCTCTCGTCGGGACCGCGCACGGGGCTCAACGAGATCAACCTGCCGCCGATGCAGCCGGGCTCCTCCATCATGCCGGGGAAGGTGAACCCGGTGATCCCGGAAGTCGTGAACCAGGTCTGCTTCCAGGTGGTGGGGAACGACCTCACCATCACCATGGCGGCCGAGGCGGGGCAGCTGCAGCTCAACGTCTTCGAACCGGTGATCGGCTTCAACCTCTTCCAGAGCACCGACATGCTCACCCGCGCGGCCATCGTGCTGCGCGAGCGGTGCATCGTGGGCATCACCGCCAACCGCGAGCGCCTCCGCTGGATGGTGGAGAACTCCATCGGCCTGGTGACGGCGCTCGTCCCGTACATCGGCTACGAGCGCTCCACCGAAGTCGCCCTGGAAGCGCTCCAGACCGGCGCCGGCGTCTGGGACCTGATCTGCGCGAAGGGCTGGATCGCGCGCGAGGACCTCGACAAGATCCTCTCCCCCGAGCGCATGACCCGCCCACAGCCCATGCCGCACCCGGTGGAAAGCTGA
- a CDS encoding prolyl oligopeptidase family serine peptidase codes for MNPIVPSRAGWALAAMLLAPAAAHAQGLEYPQTRRGEQVDVYHGTSVADPFRWLEDTDSPETRAWIAAQNRLTSSYLESIPQRRRIEQRLTQLWNYERNGTPFKRAGRYFWWKNNGLQNQSVLYTAPSLAATPRVVLDPNRLSTDGTLAVSATSVSEDGKLLGYGVSSGGSDWQELRVRDVATARDLSDRIQWVKFSGISWTHDGRGFFYSRYPQPTGNALTATVRNQKLYYHRLGTPQSADVLVYERTDQPDWGFGGFVTEDGRYLVVNVTQGTDRRNRVYIKDLGTAATPRLTGEMVKLLDDFDADYSYVGNDGPIFFFQTDLEAPRGRVISIDLRNPARDRWRTVVPQAPDAMSGVTMAGGRLVAQYMHDVASQVRIFDKTGAPMRTVQLPGLGSVGGLSGEPDDPELFYSFASYLSPSTVYRHDVRTGRSNVVWAPRVAFDASQYETRQLFFRSKDGTRVPMFVTHRKGIALDGNNPTLLYGYGGFNSAVTPGFAASVAVWLEMGGVYAVANIRGGSEYGEEWHAAGTKERKQNVFDDFIGAAEHLIAQRYTSPAKLAISGGSNGGLLVGAVLNQRPELFGAALPAVGVMDMLRFHKFTIGWAWTSDYGSPDDAQLFPSIYAYSPLHNIKPGTRYPAVLVTTGDHDDRVVPGHSFKYAATLQAAQAGPAPVLIRIETRGGHGAGKPTQMQIEEAADRWAFLARNLGMRTSF; via the coding sequence ATGAACCCAATCGTTCCGTCCCGCGCCGGATGGGCGCTCGCGGCGATGCTCCTCGCACCCGCGGCGGCGCACGCGCAGGGCCTGGAGTATCCGCAGACGCGCCGCGGCGAGCAGGTGGACGTCTATCACGGCACCAGCGTGGCGGACCCGTTCCGCTGGCTGGAGGACACCGACTCGCCCGAGACGCGCGCCTGGATCGCCGCGCAGAACCGGCTGACGAGCTCGTACCTGGAGTCGATCCCGCAGCGGCGGCGCATCGAGCAGCGGCTGACGCAGCTCTGGAACTACGAGCGCAACGGCACGCCGTTCAAGCGCGCGGGGCGCTACTTCTGGTGGAAGAACAACGGCCTGCAGAACCAGTCCGTGCTCTACACCGCCCCGTCGCTCGCCGCCACGCCGCGCGTGGTGCTGGACCCCAACCGCCTCTCCACGGACGGCACGCTGGCCGTCTCCGCCACATCGGTGAGCGAGGACGGGAAGCTGCTGGGGTACGGCGTGTCGTCCGGCGGATCGGACTGGCAGGAGTTGCGGGTGCGCGACGTGGCCACGGCCCGTGACCTCTCCGACCGCATCCAGTGGGTGAAGTTCTCGGGGATCAGCTGGACGCACGACGGGCGCGGCTTCTTCTACTCCCGCTACCCGCAGCCCACCGGCAACGCGCTCACCGCCACGGTGCGCAACCAGAAGCTGTACTACCACCGCCTGGGGACGCCGCAGTCCGCCGACGTGCTGGTGTACGAGCGCACGGACCAGCCGGACTGGGGCTTCGGCGGCTTCGTGACCGAGGACGGGCGCTACCTGGTGGTCAACGTCACCCAGGGGACGGACCGCCGGAACCGCGTGTACATCAAGGATCTGGGCACCGCCGCAACCCCGCGCCTCACCGGCGAGATGGTGAAGCTGCTGGACGACTTCGACGCGGACTACAGCTACGTGGGGAACGACGGACCCATCTTCTTCTTCCAGACGGACCTGGAGGCGCCGCGCGGGCGAGTGATCTCCATCGACCTGCGCAACCCCGCGCGCGACCGCTGGCGCACCGTCGTCCCGCAGGCGCCGGACGCCATGAGCGGCGTGACGATGGCCGGCGGGCGGCTGGTCGCGCAGTACATGCACGACGTGGCCTCGCAGGTGCGCATCTTCGACAAGACGGGCGCGCCGATGCGCACCGTCCAGCTTCCGGGGCTCGGCTCGGTCGGCGGCCTCTCCGGCGAGCCGGACGACCCGGAGCTGTTCTACTCGTTCGCGTCGTACCTGAGCCCCAGCACGGTGTACCGCCACGACGTGCGCACCGGGCGCTCGAACGTCGTGTGGGCGCCGCGCGTGGCCTTCGACGCCAGCCAGTACGAGACGCGGCAGCTCTTCTTCCGGAGCAAGGACGGCACGCGCGTCCCCATGTTCGTGACGCACCGCAAGGGGATTGCGCTGGACGGCAACAACCCCACGCTGCTGTACGGCTACGGCGGCTTCAACTCGGCCGTGACGCCGGGGTTCGCCGCGAGCGTGGCGGTGTGGCTGGAGATGGGGGGCGTCTACGCGGTCGCCAACATCCGCGGCGGCAGCGAGTACGGCGAGGAGTGGCACGCCGCGGGGACCAAGGAGCGGAAGCAGAACGTCTTCGATGACTTCATCGGCGCGGCGGAGCACCTCATCGCGCAGCGGTACACCTCGCCCGCGAAGCTGGCCATCTCCGGCGGCTCGAACGGCGGGCTGCTGGTGGGCGCGGTGCTCAACCAGCGCCCCGAGCTGTTCGGCGCCGCGCTCCCCGCGGTGGGGGTGATGGACATGCTGCGCTTCCACAAGTTCACCATCGGCTGGGCCTGGACCTCGGACTACGGCTCGCCGGACGACGCGCAGCTCTTCCCGTCCATCTACGCCTACTCGCCGCTGCACAACATCAAGCCGGGGACGCGCTACCCGGCCGTGCTGGTGACGACGGGCGACCACGACGACCGCGTCGTGCCCGGCCACTCGTTCAAGTACGCCGCCACGCTGCAGGCCGCGCAGGCGGGCCCTGCGCCTGTCCTCATCCGCATCGAGACGCGTGGCGGCCACGGCGCCGGCAAGCCCACGCAGATGCAGATCGAGGAGGCGGCAGATCGGTGGGCGTTCCTGGCGCGGAATCTTGGGATGCGGACGAGCTTCTAA
- the pabB gene encoding aminodeoxychorismate synthase component I, with the protein MDAPLVRFDSFDPLRGARSFRFGGFQRIVRADRVEDVLRVLAEVEAATDAGLHPAGFVAYEAAPAFDPVLTTRTPDPRLPLAWFALFSRRDEADPDEIPHGRFELGGWEAATPKSAYLQRVGEIRELIAAGDTYQVNYTLRLRAPFRGDPLALYDRLARAQRSAFCAYLEVDGSAIISASPELFFSFRDGGLVMRPMKGTRPRGRFPTEDVALAAELLASPKERAENLMIVDLLRNDAGRVAEPGSVRVERMFEVERYETVHQLTSTIHARPRAGARLTDIFRALFPCGSVTGAPKVRTMQIIADVEDEPRGVYCGAIGFASPGEAVFSVAIRTVVVDRDAGRAELGVGSGITWDSDAAAEHRECLDKAAFTHRAPNDFRLLETLLYEPGAGFFLLDGHLRRLAESAAHFGFRFDRREIIRALHSGLDTSGPQRVRLLLDRTGEAVVETSPLDRTPSPVRVGIAPEPVDSRDALLFHKTTSRAAYDTRRASRPDCDDVLLVNERGELTESTLANLVLRLDGALCTPPLASGLLPGVFRAHLLHRGDIRERVLRPADLHRAGGIYLINSVRRWRRVEYV; encoded by the coding sequence GTGGACGCGCCTCTCGTACGCTTCGACTCGTTCGATCCGCTGCGGGGGGCGCGCTCGTTCCGCTTCGGCGGGTTCCAGCGCATCGTGCGGGCGGACCGCGTGGAGGACGTGCTCCGCGTGCTCGCCGAGGTTGAGGCGGCGACGGATGCGGGGCTGCACCCGGCGGGCTTCGTGGCGTACGAGGCCGCCCCCGCTTTCGATCCCGTGCTCACCACTCGCACCCCCGACCCGCGCCTCCCACTCGCCTGGTTCGCGCTCTTCTCCAGGCGCGACGAGGCCGATCCGGATGAGATACCGCACGGACGATTCGAGCTGGGCGGTTGGGAGGCCGCCACCCCGAAATCCGCGTACCTACAGCGCGTCGGCGAGATCCGCGAGCTGATCGCGGCGGGCGACACGTACCAGGTCAACTACACCCTGCGCCTGCGCGCGCCCTTTCGAGGCGACCCGCTGGCACTGTACGACCGCTTGGCGCGCGCGCAGCGCTCCGCCTTCTGCGCGTACCTGGAGGTGGACGGCAGCGCCATTATCTCCGCGTCACCCGAGCTCTTTTTCAGCTTCCGCGACGGCGGGCTGGTGATGCGGCCGATGAAGGGCACCCGCCCCCGCGGCCGCTTCCCGACGGAGGACGTGGCGCTGGCGGCGGAGCTGCTCGCATCGCCCAAGGAGCGGGCGGAGAACCTGATGATCGTGGATCTGCTGCGGAACGATGCGGGGCGGGTGGCGGAGCCCGGAAGCGTGCGCGTGGAGCGGATGTTCGAGGTCGAGCGCTACGAAACCGTCCACCAGCTCACCTCCACCATCCACGCCCGCCCGCGCGCCGGCGCGCGCCTGACCGACATCTTTCGCGCGCTCTTCCCCTGCGGCAGCGTGACGGGCGCGCCCAAAGTGCGGACGATGCAGATCATCGCGGACGTGGAGGACGAGCCGCGCGGCGTGTACTGTGGCGCCATCGGCTTCGCGTCGCCGGGGGAGGCGGTGTTCAGCGTCGCGATCCGGACGGTGGTGGTGGATCGCGATGCCGGGCGGGCGGAGCTGGGGGTGGGGAGCGGGATCACCTGGGACTCGGATGCGGCGGCGGAGCACCGTGAGTGCCTGGACAAGGCCGCCTTCACCCACCGCGCCCCCAACGACTTCCGCCTCCTGGAAACGCTCCTCTACGAACCCGGCGCGGGCTTCTTCCTGCTGGACGGGCACCTGCGGCGGCTGGCGGAATCGGCCGCCCACTTCGGCTTCCGCTTCGACCGCCGCGAGATCATCCGCGCGCTCCACAGCGGCCTGGACACGAGCGGACCGCAACGCGTGCGACTCCTCCTGGATCGCACCGGAGAAGCCGTCGTTGAGACATCCCCGCTCGACCGCACGCCATCGCCGGTGCGCGTCGGAATCGCGCCGGAGCCGGTGGACAGCCGCGACGCGCTCCTCTTCCACAAGACGACGAGTCGCGCCGCTTACGACACCCGCCGCGCCTCCCGCCCCGACTGCGACGACGTCCTCCTGGTGAACGAGCGTGGCGAGCTGACGGAATCCACCCTCGCCAACCTCGTTCTCCGCCTCGACGGCGCGCTCTGCACGCCGCCTCTCGCGAGCGGTCTCCTCCCCGGCGTCTTCCGCGCGCACCTCCTGCACCGCGGCGACATCCGCGAGCGCGTCCTCCGCCCCGCCGACCTGCACCGCGCCGGCGGCATCTACCTGATTAACTCCGTCCGCCGTTGGCGACGCGTGGAGTACGTTTAG